TCCACCGCTTGCCGCGCGGCGGCCAGCAAGGTATCCACCGCCGGCACGATATGCTCGGGCTTGACGGCGGCATAGTCCACCAGGTCTTCGACAGGGGCGAGTAGCGGGTTGGCGCTCATAGACGGGCTCGATCCAGGATAAACAACGATGCAGTTTAGATGGAGACGAACCGCCCAGGTTGCAAGGCCTTGCCCTAGCCTAGCCTAGCCTTTCCGCCGCTTCGACGGTATTGACCAGCAGCATCGCGATGGTCATGGGACCGACGCCACCCGGCACGGGCGTGATCGCGCCGGCGACCTGCACCGCGCTATCGAATTCCACGTCACCGCGCAGCTTGCCGTCTTCGCCGCGGTTGATGCCGACGTCGATGACCACGGCGCCGGGCTTGATCATGTCACCCTTGACGATGCCGGCCTTGCCGGTGGCGACGACCAGAACATCCGCGCGCCGCGTGTGCGCCGCCAGGTCCCGCGTCTTGGAGTTGCACAGCGTCACGGTGGCACCCGCGGCCAGCAGAAGCATGGCCATCGGCTTGCCGACGATATTGCTGGCGCCCACGATGACGGCTTCGGCGCCGCGCAGCGCCACGCCTTCGCTCTCCAGCATTTTCATCACGCCGTAGGGTGTACACGGGCGGAACAGCGGCTGGCCCGTCATCAGCAGGCCCGCGTTGCTGATGTGGAAACCGTCCACGTCCTTTTCCGGGGCGATCGCTTCGATCACCTTGTGCGCATCCATGTGCGGCGGCAGTGGCAGTTGCACCAGGATGCCGTGTATCGTCGGATCGCCATTCAGCACGGCGATCCGCTGCAGCAGTTCGGCTTCGCTCATGGTCGCCGGATACTGTTCTTTCACCGAGTGCAGGCCGGCTTTCTCGCAGGCCAGCACTTTATTGCGCACGTAAACCTGCGAAGCCGGATTTTCGCCGACCAGCACCACGGCCAGGCCGGGTTGGACTCCCTGTTTCGCCAGTTCGGTGACGCGATGCGCGACTTCGTCGCGTATGCGCTGGGAAAGCGCCGAACCGTCGATGATCCTTGCCGTCATGCGTGCGCCTCGGGTTTGGCCAGGGCCACCTTCATCAGGTCGGCCACGGTGGTGACTTCCAGTTTTTCCATGATGTTGGCGCGATGCGCCTCCACGGTCTTGATGCTGATTCCGAGGTCGTCGGCGATCTGCTTGTTCAGGCGGCCCGCCACGATCCGTTCCAGCACCTGCTGCTCGCGCGCCGTCAGGCGGGCCAGCATGGCTTCGTGATCGCGCTGCGCCTGGAACTTGGACACGCGCTGCGTGGCCTGTTCCAGCATGCGCGCGACGAT
This genomic interval from Bordetella genomosp. 8 contains the following:
- the folD gene encoding bifunctional methylenetetrahydrofolate dehydrogenase/methenyltetrahydrofolate cyclohydrolase FolD; the encoded protein is MTARIIDGSALSQRIRDEVAHRVTELAKQGVQPGLAVVLVGENPASQVYVRNKVLACEKAGLHSVKEQYPATMSEAELLQRIAVLNGDPTIHGILVQLPLPPHMDAHKVIEAIAPEKDVDGFHISNAGLLMTGQPLFRPCTPYGVMKMLESEGVALRGAEAVIVGASNIVGKPMAMLLLAAGATVTLCNSKTRDLAAHTRRADVLVVATGKAGIVKGDMIKPGAVVIDVGINRGEDGKLRGDVEFDSAVQVAGAITPVPGGVGPMTIAMLLVNTVEAAERLG